A stretch of the Lolium perenne isolate Kyuss_39 chromosome 3, Kyuss_2.0, whole genome shotgun sequence genome encodes the following:
- the LOC127343448 gene encoding uncharacterized protein: MAMALVVARTMVALSLLVLPGTAALTHPANATDVDLSALLAFRASVRDPRGILRRSWNARTPFCSWLGVSCDARGRRVVALSLPGVVLGGTIPPELGNLSFISHLNLKSTGLAGAIPAELGQLARLRHLDLNENHLSGTIPSALGNLAQLEYLDLGYNGLSRAVPPELHALRKLKYISLNSNDLSGTIPQGLFNNTPDLSVIWLARNRFAGGIPEAIGSLTKLEILVLELNLLTGTVPAAIFNMSMLRIFGLANNNLFGTLPGNKSFNLPMLQKLSLSQNHFTGRIPTALARCKNLESLSLSINNFTGPVPAWLATMPRLSTIILAANNLVGKIPVELSNLTDLVMLDLSANQLQGEIPPEIGYLRNLNYLSFSTNLLTGTIPESIGNISSISTLDLTVNSFTGSVPTTFGNIRSLTGLYVNGNKLSGKLNFLHVLSNCKNLTTLGISMNSFTGSIPDYLGNLSSQLQYFIASSNSLTGSIPDTIANLSNLRTIDLDGNQLSGAIPVSISTLQNLQELNLFNNTMTGAIPEEISRLKRLVTLHLDKNNFAGSITSSVGNLSELQYMTSSLNSLSSNIPLSLWRLSKLITLDLSYNMLSGPLTMDVAQVKQISQMDLSSNLMTGGIPDSLGRLQMLTYLNLSNNSFHEQIPSSFGELVSIETMDLSYNSLQGSIPRSLANLTFLTSLNLSFNNLGGQIPDSGVFSNITVQSLRGNTALCGLPRVGISPCQSNHRSRKSLVKIILPAAMGFAILATCLGVLIRKKIKKHKNISVPSESNIINYRLISFHELVGATENFSESNLIGSGNFGKVFKGQLDDESIIAVKVLNMQHEGATVSFDTECRALRMARHRNLVRILSTCSNFDFKALVLQYMPNGSLDSWLYSRNIQQCFGFLKRLEIMLDVAMAMEYLHHQHTEVVLHCDLKPSNVLLDEGMTAHVADFGIAKLLLGDNNSIALTGMPGTIGYMAPEYGSAGKASRMSDVFSYGIMLLEVFTRKRPTDPLFGGELSLRQWVSEAFPSSLIDVVDPEVKSDCHAANHSTLQEQSISLNTCLVSVIELSLQCSSTIPDERTPMHTVVVKLNKIKADYCSQMKMM, from the exons ATGGCCATGGCTCTTGTCGTAGCACGAACAATGGTGGCCCTGTCGCTGCTGGTGCTGCCTGGCACGGCCGCGCTCACCCACCCAGCAAACGCCACCGACGTCGACCTCTCGGCGCTGCTCGCCTTCAGGGCCAGCGTgcgcgacccgcgcggcatcctgCGCCGCAGCTGGAATGCGCGAACGCCCTTCTGCAGCTGGCTTGGCGTCTCGTGCGACGCCCGTGGGCGGCGTGTCGTCGCGCTATCGCTGCCGGGCGTGGTGCTCGGCGGCACCATTCCACCAGAGCTCGGCAACCTCTCCTTCATCTCCCACCTCAACCTCAAGAgcaccgggctggccggtgcaaTCCCTGCCGAGCTCGGGCAGCTAGCGCGGCTCAGACACCTCGACCTCAACGAGAACCACCTGTCAGGTACCATCCCCTCGGCGCTCGGAAACCTCGCCCAGCTCGAGTATCTTGACCTCGGCTACAATGGCCTCTCCAGGGCCGTTCCTCCAGAATTGCACGCGCTGCGCAAGCTCAAGTACATAAGCCTCAACTCCAATGACCTGAGTGGCACCATCCCTCAAGGCCTCTTCAACAACACTCCTGATTTGAGTGTCATATGGCTTGCCCGGAACAGATTTGCCGGAGGCATACCTGAAGCGATCGGTTCTCTGACGAAGCTTGAAATCCTAGTCCTGGAGCTCAACCTTCTTACGGGCACTGTCCCTGCTGCCATCTTCAACATGTCCATGCTCCGAATCTTCGGTTTGGCGAACAACAACCTTTTCGGTACCCTCCCTGGCAACAAGAGCTTTAATCTCCCTATGCTGCAAAAACTAAGTCTTTCACAGAATCACTTCACTGGTAGGATCCCGACGGCACTGGCCAGATGCAAAAACCTTGAGTCTCTTTCCTTGTCCATTAATAACTTCACTGGTCCTGTACCGGCATGGTTGGCAACAATGCCTCGGCTTTCTACCATCATACTGGCGGCAAACAACCTCGTCGGTAAGATACCGGTTGAACTAAGCAACCTCACCGACCTTGTCATGCTTGATCTTAGTGCCAACCAGCTGCAAGGAGAGATTCCGCCTGAAATAGGCTATTTGAGAAACCTCAATTACTTGAGCTTTTCGACGAACCTCCTAACAGGTACCATTCCTGAATCCATCGGTAATATATCAAGCATCAGCACTCTCGATCTGACGGTCAATTCCTTCACTGGATCAGTCCCAACCACGTTTGGAAATATCCGTAGTCTTACGGGCCTCTATGTTAATGGAAACAAGCTTAGCGGCAAGCTAAACTTTCTCCATGTACTCTCCAATTGCAAGAACCTCACCACACTTGGAATTTCAATGAATTCGTTTACAGGAAGCATACCTGACTATTTGGGAAACCTTAGTTCACAGCTCCAGTACTTCATAGCAAGTTCTAACAGCCTAACAGGGAGCATTCCAGATACAATTGCAAATCTAAGCAACCTTAGAACAATTGATCTCGATGGAAACCAACTGAGCGGGGCAATTCCTGTATCCATAAGTACACTGCAAAATCTCCAAGAACTCAACCTTTTCAACAACAccatgaccggtgccatcccagaAGAAATTTCCAGATTAAAACGCCTAGTAACATTGCATCTTGATAAAAACAACTTTGCTGGCTCAATAACGAGCAGTGTGGGCAATCTAAGCGAGCTACAGTACATGACATCTTCTCTTAACTCGCTGTCCTCAAACATACCGTTGAGCTTGTGGCGCCTTTCAAAGCTCATCACACTTGATCTGTCATACAACATGCTGAGTGGCCCACTGACTATGGATGTTGCCCAAGTAAAACAAATTTCTCAAATGGATCTTTCAAGCAATCTCATGACTGGTGGCATACCAGATTCCTTGGGAAGGCTCCAGATGCTGACCTATCTGAACCTGTCAAACAATTCATTCCATGAACAAATCCCAAGCTCATTCGGAGAGCTAGTCAGCATAGAGACCATGGACCTATCATACAATTCCCTTCAGGGTTCCATACCAAGGTCACTGGCCAATTTGACCTTCCTCACTAGCTTGAATCTCTCCTTCAACAATCTAGGTGGTCAGATACCGGACAGTGGAGTTTTCTCAAACATCACAGTCCAGTCTTTGAGAGGAAACACTGCTCTTTGTGGCCTCCCACGAGTAGGCATTTCACCCTGCCAGAGCAATCATAGATCACGGAAATCATTGGTAAAAATTATACTTCCTGCAGCCATGGGATTTGCAATTTTAGCTACCTGCTTGGGCGTACTAATCAGAAAAAAGATCAAGAAGCACAAAAATATTTCAGTTCCCTCCGAGTCCAACATAATCAACTATCGGTTAATATCATTCCATGAGCTTGTTGGTGCGACAGAGAACTTCAGTGAGAGCAATCTGATTGGATCTGGGAACTTTGGCAAAGTCTTCAAGGGTCAGCTAGATGATGAATCAATTATCGCAGTAAAGGTACTCAACATGCAACATGAAGGAGCCACTGTGAGTTTTGACACGGAATGTCGTGCTCTGCGTATGGCTCGTCACCGAAACCTAGTGAGAATACTTAGCACATGCTCCAATTTTGACTTCAAGGCATTGGTGCTCCAGTACATGCCAAATGGGAGTTTGGACAGCTGGCTGTACTCCAGGAACATCCAGCAGTGTTTTGGATTCCTCAAGAGGCTAGAAATTATGCTAGATGTAGCAATGGCAATGGAGTATCTTCACCACCAGCACACTGAGGTTGTTCTTCATTGTGATCTGAAGCCAAGCAATGTATTGCTGGATGAAGGCATGACTGCACACGTCGCTGACTTCGGCATAGCCAAGTTGTTGTTGGGAGATAATAACTCTATTGCATTGACAGGCATGCCCGGAACAATTGGCTACATGGCACCAG AATATGGATCAGCTGGTAAAGCATCACGGATGAGCGATGTCTTCAGCTATGGGATCATGCTGCTGGAGGTCTTCACAAGGAAAAGGCCCACTGATCCGTTGTTTGGTGGGGAGCTGAGCTTGCGGCAATGGGTTAGTGAAGCATTTCCATCCAGCCTTATAGATGTTGTCGACCCCGAAGTCAAGAGTGATTGTCATGCTGCCAATCATAGCACCTTGCAAGAGCAGTCCATCAGCCTCAACACatgccttgtatctgtaatagagTTGAGCTTACAGTGCTCATCAACAATACCTGATGAAAGAACCCCAATGCACACGGTGGTAGTGAAGTTGAACAAGATAAAGGCAGATTACTGCTCTCAGATGAAGATGATGTAG